The following are from one region of the Zonotrichia albicollis isolate bZonAlb1 chromosome 15, bZonAlb1.hap1, whole genome shotgun sequence genome:
- the MYOZ3 gene encoding myozenin-3 isoform X2 has product MSTTQDLMIEELSLPNNRGSRLFQQRQKRVQRFVFENPSGSRQLPGQGAGGSHHPGKGGPEGTVNEHMAGENAGGQENYHSELHVAASPQGGPPQVPKKSEKVLHMSKVLNPSALAPGYSSPLKEIPHEKFNATAIPKGYRSPWQELFGDRDNAVYSKNPPPMRPPPWDFRSFNRTPAPFDRALVGELFSLPTVELDNLSVLEVISHRPNFNRVAQGWVRILPESEEL; this is encoded by the exons atgagcacaacacaggaccTGATGATCGaggagctctccctgcccaaCAACCGTGGCTCCCGGCTCTTCCAGCAGCGCCAGAAGCGCGTGCAGCGCTTTGTCTTTGAGAACCCCAGCGGCTCCAGGCAG ctcccagggcaagGGGCAGGCGGCTCCCACCACCCAGGGAAAGGTGGTCCAGAAGGAACAGTGAATGAGCACATG GCAGGTGAGAATGCTGGGGGCCAGGAGAATTATCACTCTGAGCTCCACGTAGCAGCATCACCCCAAGGTGGCCCCCCACAAGTACCCAAGAAGTCAGAGAAGGTCCTGCACATGAGCAAAGTGCTGAACCCCAGTGCCCTGGCCCCAG GGTACTCCAGCCCACTCAAAGAGATCCCCCATGAGAAGTTCAATGCCACTGCCATCCCCAAGGGCTACCGGTCCCCGTGGCAGGAGCTCTTTGGTGACAGGGACAATGCTGTGTACAGCAAGAACCCGCCGCCCATGAGACCCCCTCCGTGGGACTTCAGGAGCTTCAACAG GACCCCAGCCCCGTTTGACAGGGCGTTGGTTGGTGAGCTGTTCTCCCTGCCCACCGTGGAGCTGGATAACCTGAGTGTGCTGGAGGTGATTTCCCACAGGCCCAACTTCAACAGGGTGGCCCAAGGCTGGGTGCGGATCCTGCCGGAGAGCGAAGAGCTGTAG
- the MYOZ3 gene encoding myozenin-3 isoform X1 codes for MAIMRPGPEDASSEPQLDLGKKMSTTQDLMIEELSLPNNRGSRLFQQRQKRVQRFVFENPSGSRQLPGQGAGGSHHPGKGGPEGTVNEHMAGENAGGQENYHSELHVAASPQGGPPQVPKKSEKVLHMSKVLNPSALAPGYSSPLKEIPHEKFNATAIPKGYRSPWQELFGDRDNAVYSKNPPPMRPPPWDFRSFNRTPAPFDRALVGELFSLPTVELDNLSVLEVISHRPNFNRVAQGWVRILPESEEL; via the exons ATGGCCATCATGAGACCGGGCCCTGAAGATG cctccTCAGAGCCCCAGCTGGACCTGGGGAAGAagatgagcacaacacaggaccTGATGATCGaggagctctccctgcccaaCAACCGTGGCTCCCGGCTCTTCCAGCAGCGCCAGAAGCGCGTGCAGCGCTTTGTCTTTGAGAACCCCAGCGGCTCCAGGCAG ctcccagggcaagGGGCAGGCGGCTCCCACCACCCAGGGAAAGGTGGTCCAGAAGGAACAGTGAATGAGCACATG GCAGGTGAGAATGCTGGGGGCCAGGAGAATTATCACTCTGAGCTCCACGTAGCAGCATCACCCCAAGGTGGCCCCCCACAAGTACCCAAGAAGTCAGAGAAGGTCCTGCACATGAGCAAAGTGCTGAACCCCAGTGCCCTGGCCCCAG GGTACTCCAGCCCACTCAAAGAGATCCCCCATGAGAAGTTCAATGCCACTGCCATCCCCAAGGGCTACCGGTCCCCGTGGCAGGAGCTCTTTGGTGACAGGGACAATGCTGTGTACAGCAAGAACCCGCCGCCCATGAGACCCCCTCCGTGGGACTTCAGGAGCTTCAACAG GACCCCAGCCCCGTTTGACAGGGCGTTGGTTGGTGAGCTGTTCTCCCTGCCCACCGTGGAGCTGGATAACCTGAGTGTGCTGGAGGTGATTTCCCACAGGCCCAACTTCAACAGGGTGGCCCAAGGCTGGGTGCGGATCCTGCCGGAGAGCGAAGAGCTGTAG